A DNA window from Streptomyces canus contains the following coding sequences:
- a CDS encoding cache domain-containing protein: protein MARALSSDGDTVAEAVVRVSGMLESVFTTVQQTCEQTTTLLAHISVRGRRPTSADLAQLQPLLREQLAHDAKLISGTGFIAEPGLLSDVPAWLEWWQTRADGKVRPMLLDLDPDTSAFSDYTHWDWFALPRTTGQRAVSGPYVDYLCSDEYSLTLAAPVVMDGVFAGVAAADVYLRHFEAAVGPALRRIESPAFLVNPRGRVTASNTATQLAGSLVRDLDSAAARGEVVLHPCGAIPLVLVTAA, encoded by the coding sequence ATGGCAAGAGCACTGAGCAGCGACGGCGACACCGTCGCGGAGGCAGTCGTCCGGGTCAGCGGCATGCTGGAGAGTGTCTTCACCACCGTCCAGCAGACCTGCGAACAGACCACCACCCTGCTCGCGCACATAAGCGTGCGGGGTCGCCGCCCCACATCGGCCGACCTGGCCCAGCTCCAGCCGCTGTTGCGCGAACAGCTCGCCCACGACGCCAAGCTGATCTCCGGCACCGGCTTCATCGCCGAACCGGGCCTCCTCAGCGACGTACCCGCCTGGCTGGAATGGTGGCAGACCCGGGCCGATGGCAAGGTCCGGCCCATGCTGCTGGATCTGGACCCGGACACCTCCGCGTTCTCGGACTACACCCACTGGGACTGGTTCGCCCTGCCCAGGACCACCGGGCAGCGCGCCGTGTCCGGGCCGTACGTCGACTATCTGTGCTCCGACGAGTACAGCCTCACCCTGGCGGCGCCGGTGGTCATGGACGGCGTGTTCGCGGGCGTGGCCGCCGCCGACGTGTACCTGCGCCACTTCGAAGCCGCTGTCGGCCCCGCCCTGCGCCGCATCGAGAGCCCTGCCTTCCTGGTCAATCCGCGCGGCCGGGTCACCGCGTCCAATACCGCGACTCAGCTGGCGGGCTCCCTGGTCAGGGACCTCGACTCTGCTGCCGCGCGGGGCGAGGTGGTACTGCACCCCTGCGGGGCGATCCCGCTGGTGCTGGTAACGGCGGCGTGA
- a CDS encoding gamma-aminobutyraldehyde dehydrogenase, with protein sequence MTTALRTLRNYIGGESMDAADGRTIEIVDPVTGESYATSPLSGRADVDAAMGAATAAFPAWRDTTPAERQRLLLKIADAFEARTGELVAVESENTGKPLGLTASEEVPPMVDQIRFFAGAARLLEGRSAGEYMEGMTSIVRREPVGVCAQVAPWNYPMLMAVWKFAPALAAGNTVVLKPSDTTPASTLLMAEIVGSILPKGVFNVVCGDRDTGRLMVEHPTPAMASITGSVRAGKQVAESAAKDFKRVHLELGGKAPVVVFADADMTQAVEGISVAGFFNAGQDCTAATRVLVQESVHDEFVTALARAAASTKTGRPDDPAVLYGPLNNANQLTQVVGFIERLPSHAKIEAGGHRVGDKGYFYAPTVVSGLRQDDEIIQSEVFGPVITVQSFRDEAQALEYANGVDYALASSVWTKDHARAMRMSKKLDFGCVWINTHIPLVAEMPHGGFKKSGYGKDLSAYGFEDYTRIKHVMTSLDA encoded by the coding sequence GTGACGACCGCTCTGCGCACGCTGCGAAACTACATCGGCGGCGAGTCCATGGACGCCGCCGACGGGCGGACCATCGAGATCGTCGACCCTGTGACCGGCGAGTCCTACGCGACCTCGCCGCTGTCCGGCCGGGCGGACGTCGACGCCGCCATGGGCGCAGCCACGGCTGCGTTCCCGGCGTGGCGCGACACCACCCCGGCCGAGCGACAGCGTCTGCTCCTGAAGATCGCGGACGCCTTCGAGGCGCGGACGGGGGAACTCGTCGCCGTTGAGTCCGAGAACACCGGCAAGCCGCTGGGGCTGACGGCGAGCGAGGAAGTGCCGCCGATGGTGGACCAGATCCGCTTTTTTGCGGGCGCCGCCCGACTGCTGGAGGGCCGCTCGGCCGGTGAGTACATGGAGGGCATGACCTCCATCGTCCGGCGTGAGCCCGTCGGGGTCTGCGCGCAGGTCGCACCATGGAACTACCCGATGCTGATGGCGGTCTGGAAGTTCGCCCCGGCGCTGGCCGCGGGCAACACCGTGGTCCTGAAGCCGTCGGACACCACCCCGGCCTCCACCCTGCTGATGGCCGAGATCGTCGGGTCCATCCTGCCAAAGGGCGTCTTCAATGTCGTCTGCGGTGACCGCGACACCGGCCGCCTGATGGTCGAACACCCCACCCCGGCGATGGCCTCGATCACCGGTTCCGTACGGGCCGGCAAGCAGGTCGCCGAGTCCGCGGCCAAGGACTTCAAGCGCGTCCACCTGGAGTTGGGCGGCAAGGCCCCCGTCGTCGTCTTCGCCGACGCCGACATGACGCAGGCCGTCGAGGGCATCTCGGTGGCCGGCTTCTTCAACGCTGGCCAGGACTGTACGGCCGCGACCCGCGTCCTCGTACAGGAGTCGGTCCACGATGAGTTCGTGACGGCGCTGGCGAGGGCCGCCGCCAGCACGAAGACCGGTCGGCCCGACGACCCGGCCGTGCTGTACGGACCGCTCAACAACGCCAACCAGCTCACGCAGGTCGTCGGCTTCATCGAGCGGCTGCCTTCCCACGCCAAGATCGAGGCAGGCGGCCACCGCGTCGGCGACAAGGGCTACTTCTACGCCCCCACCGTCGTCTCCGGCCTCAGGCAGGACGACGAGATCATCCAGAGCGAGGTGTTCGGCCCGGTCATCACCGTCCAGTCCTTCCGCGACGAGGCGCAGGCCCTGGAATACGCCAACGGCGTCGACTACGCCCTGGCCTCCTCGGTGTGGACCAAGGACCACGCACGCGCGATGCGCATGTCCAAGAAGCTCGACTTCGGCTGCGTGTGGATCAACACCCACATCCCGCTGGTCGCCGAGATGCCCCACGGCGGCTTCAAGAAATCCGGCTACGGCAAGGATCTGTCCGCGTACGGCTTCGAGGACTACACCCGTATCAAGCACGTCATGACATCACTGGACGCCTGA
- a CDS encoding ABC transporter permease, which translates to MTDTVPAAAPDHGIKPGPGRRLAGTLHRHPRLRLSLLLTAPMTWLVVAYLGSLAALFMSAFWTTDPFTSDVVKTWTPDNFKALFTTDVYRNVALRSIGVALAVTVIDVLIAFPVAFYTARVAKPKYRPLLVVAVLTPLWASYLVKAYAWRIILSEGGPLDWALRPFGADGPGYGLPAVIMVLSYLWLPYMILPIHAGLEQLPANLLDASADLGARTWRTFRSVVVPMVFPSIAAGSVFTFSLSLGDYIAVQIVGGKTQLIGNLVYSNITLDLPLAAALGTVPVVVIVLYLLAVRRSGALAAL; encoded by the coding sequence CGGGTCCGGGCCGACGGCTCGCCGGGACCCTGCACCGCCACCCCCGGCTGCGGCTGTCCCTGCTGCTGACCGCCCCGATGACCTGGCTCGTCGTCGCCTACCTGGGCTCACTGGCAGCCCTGTTCATGTCCGCCTTCTGGACCACCGATCCGTTCACCTCGGATGTGGTCAAGACCTGGACGCCGGACAACTTCAAGGCGCTCTTCACCACCGACGTCTACCGCAACGTTGCGCTGCGCAGCATCGGCGTCGCCCTCGCGGTCACCGTCATCGACGTCCTGATCGCCTTCCCCGTCGCCTTCTACACCGCCCGGGTCGCCAAGCCCAAGTACCGCCCCCTGCTGGTGGTCGCGGTGCTCACCCCACTGTGGGCGAGCTACCTGGTCAAGGCGTACGCCTGGCGGATCATCCTGTCCGAGGGCGGGCCGCTGGACTGGGCGCTGAGGCCCTTTGGCGCCGACGGGCCGGGATACGGGCTGCCCGCGGTCATCATGGTGCTGTCCTACCTCTGGCTGCCCTACATGATCCTGCCCATCCATGCGGGGCTGGAGCAGCTTCCCGCCAACCTCCTGGACGCCTCCGCGGACCTGGGTGCCCGCACCTGGCGGACGTTCCGGTCGGTAGTGGTACCGATGGTGTTCCCGTCGATCGCCGCAGGGTCCGTTTTCACCTTCTCACTCAGCCTCGGCGACTACATCGCCGTACAGATCGTCGGCGGCAAGACCCAGCTCATCGGCAACCTGGTCTACTCCAACATCACCCTCGACCTGCCGCTGGCCGCCGCGCTCGGCACCGTACCCGTGGTCGTCATCGTGCTCTACCTGCTCGCAGTGCGCCGCAGCGGCGCACTGGCCGCGCTGTGA
- a CDS encoding amino acid permease, translated as MSLSPPQAQHAPDAQDAADAAQLASLGYTQKLTRALGLWSNFAVGFTYLSPLVGVYSVFDYGLATGGPSFFWTIPLVLIGQGLVLLTFAEVASQYPLAGGIYQWAKRLVGPRYAWMSGWMYTWALLVTITSVAYPIAKYAGPLFGYAVTGTSTIETAVVVILLCAAVNLLGVRRLAFVANIGVMAEVLGTVVLGVYLLVFHHKQDVTVVLHTSGAGANGGYLGAFLASCLFAVWIFYGFEACGDIAEEVKDPSRKVPRAMGMTLGVGAVATVILTLGLILAVPDFGAVISGKSADPLGEVLADSLGTVGSKIALTLIVVGFVSCTLAIQAAATRLVYSYARDGVIIGAKRLSKLHPTFHMPPAATAVTAVIPAALAFLPSATVTRIITFSVVGIYIGFQSVVLASAIGRARGWKPAGTFRLGRWGWPVNIAALTYGVTAIVVLSVKTPANGDSFFDRWLVPLSVGIVAFLGLGYLAIARPKEHIADENRSVR; from the coding sequence ATGTCGCTATCCCCACCCCAAGCCCAGCACGCCCCGGACGCCCAGGACGCGGCAGATGCCGCCCAACTCGCCTCACTCGGTTACACCCAGAAGCTGACCCGCGCGCTCGGCCTGTGGTCGAACTTCGCGGTCGGATTCACCTACCTCTCTCCGTTGGTAGGTGTGTACTCAGTCTTCGACTACGGACTGGCCACTGGCGGTCCCTCGTTCTTCTGGACGATACCGCTCGTCCTGATCGGCCAGGGCCTGGTGCTGCTGACCTTCGCCGAGGTCGCCTCGCAGTATCCGCTCGCTGGCGGCATCTATCAGTGGGCCAAGCGATTGGTCGGCCCCAGATACGCCTGGATGTCCGGGTGGATGTACACATGGGCGCTGCTGGTGACCATCACATCGGTGGCGTACCCGATCGCCAAGTACGCGGGCCCGCTCTTCGGCTACGCGGTTACCGGCACCAGCACCATCGAGACCGCGGTCGTGGTCATTCTGCTGTGCGCCGCGGTGAACCTGCTCGGCGTACGGCGGCTGGCCTTCGTCGCCAACATCGGCGTGATGGCCGAAGTCCTGGGCACCGTGGTGCTGGGCGTCTACCTGCTGGTCTTCCACCACAAGCAGGACGTGACCGTGGTGCTGCACACCTCCGGCGCGGGTGCCAACGGCGGCTACCTAGGTGCCTTCCTGGCCTCGTGCCTCTTCGCGGTCTGGATCTTCTACGGCTTCGAGGCATGCGGTGACATCGCCGAGGAGGTCAAGGACCCCTCGCGCAAAGTGCCGCGGGCGATGGGCATGACCCTGGGCGTGGGCGCCGTCGCGACCGTGATCCTGACGCTGGGCCTCATCCTGGCGGTGCCGGACTTCGGCGCGGTCATCAGCGGCAAGTCCGCCGACCCGCTCGGTGAGGTGCTGGCCGACTCGCTGGGCACCGTCGGCAGCAAAATCGCGCTGACGCTGATCGTCGTCGGTTTCGTCTCCTGCACGCTGGCTATCCAGGCCGCGGCGACCCGGCTGGTCTACTCCTACGCCCGTGATGGGGTCATCATCGGCGCCAAGCGGCTGTCCAAGCTGCACCCCACCTTTCACATGCCGCCGGCTGCAACCGCCGTCACCGCGGTCATCCCGGCCGCCCTTGCCTTCCTCCCCTCCGCGACGGTCACCCGGATCATCACTTTTTCGGTGGTGGGCATCTACATAGGCTTCCAGTCCGTCGTCCTGGCCTCGGCCATCGGCCGCGCCCGGGGATGGAAACCCGCCGGCACCTTCAGGCTCGGACGCTGGGGCTGGCCCGTGAACATCGCCGCCCTGACCTACGGGGTAACCGCGATCGTTGTCCTGTCCGTCAAGACTCCCGCCAACGGCGACTCCTTCTTCGACCGCTGGCTGGTCCCGCTTTCGGTCGGCATCGTCGCCTTCCTCGGCCTCGGCTACCTGGCGATCGCCCGCCCCAAGGAGCACATCGCCGACGAGAACCGGTCGGTTCGATAA
- a CDS encoding ABC transporter permease, which translates to MQLSRPARIALRATAATGFAIIYVPLLLVLINSFNIDKTFGWPPSGFTLRWWGNAWHSSGARDALWTSVKAGSGATTIALVLGTLTAFAVQRYKFFGRESISFLVVLPIALPGIVTGVALNTAFHAVLEPLGVGLGLFTVIVGHATFCVVVVFNNVVARLRRMSGSYEEAAADLGADTFQTFRDITFPLVRSALVAGGLLAFALSFDEIVVTTFTAGPGVQTLPVWIFSNMARPQQAPVVTVVAAVLVLLSVIPVYLAQRLSSDTASGSRL; encoded by the coding sequence ATGCAACTCTCCCGTCCCGCACGCATAGCCCTGCGTGCGACCGCGGCCACCGGCTTCGCGATCATCTACGTCCCGCTGCTGCTGGTCCTCATCAACTCGTTCAACATCGACAAGACCTTCGGCTGGCCGCCATCAGGCTTCACCCTGCGCTGGTGGGGCAACGCGTGGCACAGTTCCGGCGCACGGGACGCCCTGTGGACCTCGGTCAAGGCCGGCAGCGGCGCCACCACGATCGCGCTGGTGCTGGGCACGTTGACCGCGTTCGCCGTGCAGCGTTACAAGTTCTTCGGCCGAGAGAGCATCTCCTTCCTGGTGGTGCTGCCGATCGCGCTGCCCGGCATCGTCACCGGCGTCGCCCTCAACACCGCCTTCCACGCGGTCCTCGAACCGCTCGGCGTGGGCCTCGGCCTCTTCACCGTCATCGTCGGCCACGCCACCTTCTGTGTCGTCGTGGTCTTCAACAACGTCGTCGCGCGGCTGCGCCGGATGTCCGGCTCGTACGAGGAAGCCGCCGCCGACCTGGGCGCGGACACCTTCCAGACGTTCCGCGACATCACCTTCCCCCTGGTGCGTTCCGCACTGGTGGCGGGCGGGCTGCTCGCCTTCGCGCTCTCCTTCGACGAGATCGTGGTCACCACGTTCACCGCCGGGCCCGGTGTCCAAACCCTCCCGGTCTGGATCTTCTCCAACATGGCCCGGCCACAGCAGGCCCCGGTGGTCACCGTCGTCGCCGCCGTGCTGGTGCTGCTGTCCGTCATCCCCGTCTACCTGGCCCAGCGGCTGTCGTCCGACACGGCCTCCGGCAGCCGACTCTGA
- a CDS encoding FadR/GntR family transcriptional regulator — translation MNRLSSAARRAIFAPLDTEARVEAVVRRLGDAITLGLLTDGEQLPGESDLAERLGVSTVSLREALMALRQQGLVTTRRGRGGGTFVRAPVEDLHDRLRQRLKAHTTEELRDLSDHYAAVAGAAARLAADRADKHDLEAPSRSLRDFADAVDAAARGRIDGRFHVEIVAAAQSSRLTREEIRFQTEIGPLLCLPFTQARIHRTADAQHRALFDAITAGDGLQARTLAEEHVRNAVRHLIELRLDETWQEH, via the coding sequence GTGAACCGACTCTCCAGTGCTGCCCGCCGTGCGATCTTCGCCCCCCTTGACACGGAAGCCAGGGTCGAGGCCGTCGTTCGGCGCCTGGGCGACGCCATCACCTTGGGGCTGCTGACGGACGGTGAGCAGTTGCCCGGTGAGAGCGACCTTGCCGAGCGGCTCGGCGTCTCCACCGTGAGTCTGCGCGAGGCATTGATGGCCCTGCGGCAGCAGGGCCTCGTCACCACAAGGCGCGGCCGGGGCGGCGGGACCTTCGTCCGCGCCCCTGTCGAGGATCTGCACGACCGCCTGCGGCAGCGGCTGAAAGCCCACACGACGGAGGAGCTGCGCGACCTCAGTGACCACTATGCCGCGGTCGCCGGAGCCGCCGCCCGGCTCGCCGCCGACCGCGCGGACAAGCACGACCTGGAAGCCCCCAGCCGTTCCCTGCGGGACTTCGCCGACGCCGTCGACGCCGCCGCGCGCGGGCGCATCGACGGCCGCTTCCATGTGGAGATCGTCGCCGCCGCCCAGTCCTCGCGGCTGACCCGCGAGGAGATCCGTTTCCAGACCGAGATCGGCCCGCTACTGTGTCTGCCATTCACCCAGGCGAGAATCCACCGGACCGCCGACGCGCAGCACCGGGCTCTTTTCGACGCCATCACGGCCGGTGACGGACTTCAGGCTCGTACCCTGGCAGAGGAGCATGTTCGCAACGCGGTGCGGCACCTCATAGAACTGCGACTGGACGAAACATGGCAAGAGCACTGA
- a CDS encoding IS5 family transposase, which translates to MSERKPYPSDLSDEQWALIEPVITAWKDRHRSVSGHQGAYDMREIVNAILYQGRTGCQWAYLPHDLPQKSATFYYFAAWRDDGTDQVIHELLRCQVRERARRLEDPTLVVLDTQSVHVAAGVPATTSGHDPAKRVPGRKRGLAVDVLGQVIAVVILAANTHDNAAGIILAANTHDNAAGIILLDQVAEHAGGTVRKALVDQGFKNQVVLHGTGLGIDVEIVQRNPQDKGFVPQPKRWRVEQTYGILILHRRLVRDYEHRPSSSASRVYWAMTHVMTRRLTGANTPTWREEQAAAA; encoded by the coding sequence GTGAGTGAACGCAAGCCGTACCCGAGTGACTTATCGGACGAGCAGTGGGCTTTGATCGAGCCGGTGATCACCGCGTGGAAGGACCGGCACCGCTCGGTCAGTGGCCACCAGGGCGCCTACGACATGCGGGAGATCGTGAACGCGATCCTCTACCAGGGACGGACCGGCTGCCAGTGGGCCTATCTCCCGCACGACCTGCCGCAAAAGAGCGCCACCTTCTACTACTTCGCGGCCTGGCGGGACGACGGAACCGACCAGGTCATCCATGAACTCCTGCGCTGCCAGGTCCGCGAACGCGCCCGCCGATTAGAGGACCCGACCCTGGTGGTCCTGGACACTCAGAGTGTCCACGTGGCCGCCGGAGTCCCCGCCACCACGAGCGGCCACGATCCGGCCAAGCGGGTGCCCGGCCGCAAACGCGGACTGGCCGTGGACGTCCTCGGCCAGGTCATCGCGGTCGTCATCCTCGCCGCGAACACCCACGACAACGCCGCGGGCATCATCCTCGCCGCGAACACCCACGACAACGCCGCGGGCATCATCCTGCTGGACCAGGTCGCCGAGCACGCCGGCGGAACCGTCCGCAAAGCCCTGGTCGACCAGGGCTTCAAGAACCAGGTCGTCCTGCACGGCACCGGCCTGGGGATCGACGTCGAGATCGTCCAACGCAACCCGCAGGACAAGGGGTTCGTGCCACAGCCGAAGCGATGGAGGGTCGAACAGACCTACGGGATCCTGATACTGCACCGGCGCCTGGTCCGCGACTACGAGCACCGCCCCTCCTCCTCCGCCTCCCGCGTCTACTGGGCCATGACCCACGTCATGACCCGACGCCTCACCGGCGCGAACACCCCCACC